The Pochonia chlamydosporia 170 chromosome 1, whole genome shotgun sequence genome window below encodes:
- a CDS encoding arrestin domain-containing protein (similar to Coccidioides immitis RS XP_001240089.1) produces MASAPASVRVSGPPNSSFLVGYPGISATLPRIEGKVEIRPGQGYSMPVPVSLVRISLQRRETIHPDADSLTKRHLGTPRKETTDVVGKEVLLFRCATGKEAESVIAMDLPFVLFIPFGRGGEETNRRIPPASLQLPSRTAETFYELVVTVQQGHSNQYKYPFPVPLQRYDTLSTFGMYNKPETKLVTSDNVVHLGINLPRWSYGPGDPITVYIKLSPNPDWLSKAKRVSIEKINLTIEEEVTYNPEGDEPVKKVNKLSKQVQVVKMKIPEAGYATNIGLVFPCKDLRDPDGIVKRGKPAFPLYEVSSFTTTSSLYKIEFYLSIKVQLSGARDVNLRQPIVICPLDQQACKEEMDAIEQAAKDASHVDPNNPMLPARSIILANDRDSLRALGLCLVGGHKKPFID; encoded by the exons ATGGCCTCGGCGCCAGCCAGCGTGAGGGTCTCTGGCCCTCCCAACAGCAGTTTTCTCGTCGGATACCCTGGCATCTCGGCCACTTTG CCGCGAATCGAAGGCAAAGTTGAGATTCGACCAGGACAAGGCTATTCCATGCCTGTGCCGGTATCATTAGTACGGATATCTTTACAACGACGTGAAACAATCCATCCCGATGCCGATAGCTTGACGAAGCGCCATCTCGGAACACCGCGAAAGGAGACGACTGACGTGGTTGGCAAGGAGGTCTTGCTATTTCGATGCGCAACAGGAAAGGAGGCCGAAAGTGTGATCGCCATGGATCTCCCATTTGTGCTGTTTATCCCCTTTGGACGTGGTGGGGAAGAGACCAACCGAAGAATACCGCCGGCATCTTTGCAACTCCCCAGCAGAACGGCAGAGACCTTTTATGAGCTTGTTGTCACTGTACAACAAGGGCACAGCAATCAATACAAATATCCTTTTCCGGTTCCGTTACAACGATACGACACGCTGTCTACATTTGGCATGTATAATAAGCCAGAAACAAAACTCGTCACCTCTGACAACGTGGTGCACCTGGGAATCAACCTACCGAGATGGAGTTATGGCCCTGGTGATCCAATCACTGTTTACATCAAGCTATCGCCGAATCCAGACTGGTTGAGTAAGGCAAAGAGGGTCAGCATAGAAAAAATCAACCTTACGATCGAGGAGGAAGTCACATATAATCCCGAAGGAGACGAGCCAGtcaaaaaggtcaacaaaCTGTCCAAACAGGTGCAAGTGGTTAAGATGAAAATCCCAGAGGCAGGGTACGCCACCAATATTGGGCTTGTATTTCCGTGCAAAGACCTGAGAGACCCCGATGGCATCGTCAAGAGAGGCAAACCAGCGTTTCCGTTGTATGAGGTTTCATCATTTACCACCACATCATCGCTCTACAAAATTGAGTTTTACCTGAGTATCAAG GTCCAGTTGAGTGGTGCTCGCGACGTCAATTTGAGACAACCCATTGTTATTTGTCCTCTCGACCAACAGGCGTGTAAGGAGGAAATGGATGCTATAGAACAAGCTGCGAAAGATGCGTCTCATGTCGACCCCAACAATCCGATGTTGCCGGCCCGGTCGATCATCTTGGCAAATGACCGCGATTCGTTACGTGCCCTGGGACTGTGTCTTGTTGGAGGACATAAGAAGCCCTTTATCGATTGA